Proteins from a single region of Companilactobacillus farciminis KCTC 3681 = DSM 20184:
- the hflX gene encoding GTPase HflX, with protein MKESNLTFEKTRVIVAGVSHLQADFEYTMQELASLVEANNMEVADTIIQNADTVSGATYFGSGKVHEIKEIANADDVQIVVLNDELTPSQIRNLEKETKLSFMDRTELILQVFSTRAQTKQAKLQVEIAKLQYQLPRIHPSGNPLDQQSASGGLANRGAGESKLELDRRVIRKRITALRNELKTVDKTINVQSRRRTNTSLPLVSLVGYTNAGKSTTMNGLLNFNKENSQDRKVFEKNMLFATLDTSVRRIDLEDNTSFLLSDTVGFVSKLPHNLVESFKTTLKEAQAADLLIQVIDVSDEHWKNMIDVTEKTLKEIGVTDKPMIYAFNKADLKEGQQFPTIEGDNIYYSAIDKESIEKLVDLIKLKIFNNYQKADLLVPYSDQKVTEEILRNSQVLKKEFTNDGSLITANLSPTELEKFNKYIKTEMSE; from the coding sequence CTGATACAATTATCCAAAACGCTGATACTGTCAGTGGAGCGACCTACTTTGGTTCTGGTAAAGTTCACGAGATCAAAGAAATCGCCAACGCAGACGATGTACAAATTGTCGTTTTAAATGACGAATTGACACCTTCACAAATTCGTAACCTCGAAAAAGAAACTAAACTAAGTTTCATGGATCGAACAGAATTGATCTTACAAGTGTTTTCAACCAGAGCTCAAACTAAACAAGCTAAGCTTCAAGTTGAAATCGCCAAGCTTCAATATCAGTTGCCACGAATTCATCCATCGGGTAATCCTTTGGATCAACAATCCGCTTCCGGTGGTTTGGCTAACCGTGGTGCTGGTGAATCAAAACTAGAACTTGATCGTCGAGTTATTAGAAAACGAATCACCGCCTTACGTAACGAACTCAAAACGGTCGATAAGACAATCAACGTTCAAAGTAGACGTCGAACTAATACTTCTCTACCATTAGTTTCTCTAGTTGGTTATACGAATGCTGGTAAATCAACGACGATGAATGGATTGTTGAATTTCAACAAAGAAAACTCTCAAGACCGTAAAGTTTTTGAAAAGAACATGCTCTTTGCCACTTTGGATACAAGCGTTAGACGAATCGACTTGGAAGACAATACGAGTTTTCTACTTTCCGATACCGTCGGCTTTGTTAGCAAGCTGCCCCACAACTTAGTTGAATCTTTCAAGACTACTTTGAAGGAAGCTCAAGCGGCTGACCTCTTGATTCAAGTAATTGATGTCAGCGATGAACATTGGAAGAACATGATCGACGTTACAGAGAAGACCTTAAAAGAAATCGGTGTGACTGATAAGCCAATGATTTATGCTTTCAACAAAGCTGATCTAAAAGAAGGTCAACAATTCCCTACTATCGAAGGCGATAATATTTATTATTCAGCCATTGATAAGGAATCGATCGAAAAATTAGTCGACTTGATTAAATTAAAAATCTTCAATAATTATCAAAAGGCTGATTTGCTAGTTCCTTACAGCGACCAGAAGGTTACTGAAGAAATTTTACGAAACTCCCAAGTACTCAAAAAAGAGTTCACGAATGATGGTTCTTTGATTACTGCTAATCTGAGTCCTACAGAATTAGAAAAGTTTAATAAATATATCAAAACAGAGATGTCTGAATAA